The following nucleotide sequence is from Longimicrobiales bacterium.
GCCCCGGTCCTCCAGGTGGGCGAGGATCCTTCCGGCCTTGCCGGCGGCGACCGCATCGGGCTTGATAATGGCAAGTGTGAGGCTCATGAGTCGTTCTGCTGTGGTTACGGGTAATGGATCGGCCGCGTCAGCGACCGAACAGCTTCCGGATGATGTCACTGCGGGTGAGGAAGCCCGTGAGCTTGCCCTCGCTGGTGACGGGGAACTGCTCGACATCCTTGTTGATCATCATGTTGGCGGCCTCCTCGAGGCCGAGCTCCTCGGCGATGCACAACACGGAGCGCGTCATGATGTCCTTGACGCGCAGTGTCTCCGGAACGGCGTCGGCGCCGCTCTCCTGACCTGCGCGCGGAATCTGCGGAAGCAGGCCGCGCATGATGTCCCACTCGGAGATGATGCCGAGTACTTCCTGCTTCTCGCCGACGACGGGTATGGCGCGCAGGCGCCGTCGCAGCATGAGATCCACGGCATCGCGCACGGTGGTTGCAGGCGTGACGCTGGAGACGCCGTGGATCATGATGTCGCGGACGGTGAGACGCGGCTGGAGGCGCATGTTGGCGAGGTCTGCCGCGGCGAGCACGTCGTCAGGAGAGCCAGCGCCGACAATGCGGTCGATCGCGCGCGGGTCGCGGAACACGCGGGCGAGCGCGGCGACCGTCTGCAGATACAGCGTTGCCGCCTCGGTGGGCGCCAGTATGAGCGCGACGACGCGCGGGCGCGAGTCCATGCCCATGTCGCGCGCATCGAGGCCCGCGGGGGCGAGACCGAGGGCCACCTGGAGCGAGTCGACGGCGGCCGTGCGGTAGTGCGGCAGCACGACGTCGGGGCCGACGGCCACGATGTCGCGGGCGCGCGGCCCGTTCAGACCACGCTCGACAGCCGCCGCATCGCGCACCACGCCGGTACGGGCGAGCACGGCGACCATCTCACTCAGCGCGCCGCGCAGCGTCGTCGCCTGCAACGGTGAGATGATGTGTTCGCGAGGCAG
It contains:
- a CDS encoding CBS domain-containing protein produces the protein MQLIELLPREHIISPLQATTLRGALSEMVAVLARTGVVRDAAAVERGLNGPRARDIVAVGPDVVLPHYRTAAVDSLQVALGLAPAGLDARDMGMDSRPRVVALILAPTEAATLYLQTVAALARVFRDPRAIDRIVGAGSPDDVLAAADLANMRLQPRLTVRDIMIHGVSSVTPATTVRDAVDLMLRRRLRAIPVVGEKQEVLGIISEWDIMRGLLPQIPRAGQESGADAVPETLRVKDIMTRSVLCIAEELGLEEAANMMINKDVEQFPVTSEGKLTGFLTRSDIIRKLFGR